The window GAGCTAGATCTCGTCATCCACACTAACTCCTAAAATCTTGCAAATGTAAATAGCGATTGATTGAATTATGTAATGACAAtctacattttttattttttatttttactttttcaatatGCAAGTTGTGTTTTTGCAGAGTTTGCCTCCTTTAGGCCCTTACAACTATTGAGAACACATGAATTTCTGCACGATCAACATTGGGGACTTAAAACACTCAGCTTTCACTAAAGCAAattgcgattcaccaaacatGTGATCGAAAGAAGTTTCGGCAAATCTTGTGGGCTGAGGTTGATCTAGAGAGTGTCTTACATTCTTTCTAGGACTTTCAAGTCTTGTCTGAttgcttaagagatttttttttttttttggtggggatTGAAATTGCAGGAAAATCGAGTCCTTGTTTTGCCTATTCAATTGGCTTTGCCTTTGCTCACAGCACTTCACATTCTGGTTTTCGCATTTGTGGCTCCTAATACTGATTAAAAGTTGCAATtaaaagttgaatttttttaccagagacaaaaacaaaaatctgattttgcTTTGGTTGACAATTCCCTCcttgccaaaaaaattcaagcaaaaTTCTCGTAGGATTTTATACTCCTTAAAATCAAGAGATTGTGGAATGAAGACTTCAACATAGGTACAGGAAATGGGAGATTGGTGCAAACAAAACTCAATTTCGTCATTGATGAACTAAATCCAGCAtaagatacaaaaaaaaaaaaaaaaaaaaaaagacactatTCTCGTTTGAATTGAATTGTGACAGGACAATATTAGCCCTTAGAATGAACTTAATTGCAAGAAGAACAGCCAATAAAAACATCAAAATCACTACATGTTATCCAACTGGCACAAAACTTGGCAAGACATAACTATTCTTGATgaaattgacaaagaaaatgaatggCTATGACTAAAAATGAATCCTCACAATCTACGAAAGAATTTGGAGAACTAGATTGCTCGCCATATACTATGGAGGGAAAGAATgaactatttttgttttctatttataACTCCAAGGCCCAAAATAGCATGGAGGTGGCTTCAAAGTACTACGACAACTTTCTCTGGAGATACGAGAGAAGCAGCATCAACTCTGAAACCACACCACCAcattaaaatcaattaaggCAACGTCAAATGTAGATGGAGAGTTCACTATTTCTCAGCCTCCCCACCATGAACTCGATGCACCCTAAGCTCATTCTACAAAAGGGTCCTTAGCCTCCCCACCACGAACTCGACGTGTCAAGCGTGGGCTCGTAGTGCGTCCCTAGAGGCTCTTGACTCGTCTAGCCCTAGCGAGACGTGGACGACCCGCTCACTCACCCGTCCAGTGCACGGCCATGACGAGCACAAGCACCATGGAGGCGTCCTTAGCAATGGCGGTGGCGGCCTGGTGAGGACACGACACCATCACCATGAGCTGCATACTGTTTCATGTCATGAGCATGGATATGAACTCCACCGAGTCAagctctttccctctctttccccACACAAAAAACGATCATGGCTTGTcgtttggccttttttttttactccttTCCTAATGGGGACTAAGAGGACAATGGAGTCCCATTAGATTTTTGTAGAGTGAGACCCAACAAACACGAGCGTCGGAGCAAAGAGTGAAGAAGTGACACctaacaaagagaaaatattcagtggttacTAACCACCAGCTCATCAGCCTACATGGCGCGCGCAATCCACTCAAAATGCGACACTTGTCTGGTGGCTTGGACatgaatagaaaattaaaaagattaaaaaagctttcttttcccccttctctgctttacagaaaatgaatattttctcactAACAAGAGAGCGCCGGAGTAGAAAGCAGAAAGCGAAGACAAGGGAACCTAAAATTTTGAATCCACGAGAGATGGAAGAAAGGAGGAAGCATTAATCTTCAACCTttagaaggagaaaaaggagaagagagagagggaaataaCCTCCGCAGGATGGTTATGGCAGCAATTAATATGTGCAGACTTATTATTAggggaaaatttttaaataagaaagagacaattcattttttatggtggGGACCACTCGCTGACGTGGAGCCACATAGAGCTTCCTAATTGGTCGGGAACGGTCtgacctaatattttctctattttcataTTCTCTTTGGTTTCCAcgccaaaatcaaattttttttattttaattataacAATAATTGATTCTCGTTAGTCTCCTATTTCAGTTGACTTCACAGTCGACTTCCCTCTGCACATTGCTTAAAACAGTAAAaccccattctctctctctctctctctaccccctGCGCAGGAGAATCAATCTGACCATTCTCATGGCGGACAACAAGCACGGCGAGGAGCAGCTCTGCACCCTCGAGAAGCGCGGCAACCTCTTCATCCTCACCCTCACCGGCGCCGGCGAGCACCGCCTCAACCCCAACCTTCTCTCCTCCCTCCGGTCCGCCCTCTCCCGCCTCAAATCCGacccctccgcctcctcctccgccctcatcACCACCGCCCACGGCAAGTTCTTCTCCAACGGCTACGACCTCGACTGGGCCCAGTCCTCCGAGCCCCGCCTCCAGCTCATGTCCTCCGCCCTCCGCTCCCTCGTCCGCGACCTCATCTGCCTCCCCATGCCGACCATCGCCGCCGTCACCGGCCACGCCTCCGCCGCCGGCATGATGCTGGCCCTCAGCCACGACTACGTGGTCATGCGGCGCGACCGGGGCTTCCTCTACATGAGCGAGATGGACATCGGGCTGGTGATCCCCAACTGGTTCATGGCCTTGATGAGGTCCAAGATCGGCGACCCGAGGGCCCAGCGCGAGGCGCTGATGCGGGCGGCGAAACTGACTGCCGAGGACGGGGTGAGAATGGGGATTGTTGAGTCGGCCCATGACGGCGCGGaggcgacggtggcggcggcggccgagcTGGGGGAGGCGTTGGTGTCGAGGAAGTGGGATGGACGCGTGTACGCTGGGAATCGGAGGGTGGTGCTGCGGGAGGTGCTGGAGGCCATCGGATCCGATGAGACGGTCAAGAAAGTGGCGGAGGATAAGGCCCGGTCGAAATTGTAGTTGGGCTTTCTCTTGAGGCCAGTTTGGAGTGATCTTGTGAAATCGTTCGGCCCGTTGTGTCTTTAGATGTACAAGATGTTGTCCTGTGGGACCCTTGGTATTGTACGTATTAGAGTATAATAAGGTGGCCGACAAAAAGATGAGATCGTCCTGTGGGGCACTTGCAAAATGAGAACTTTACAATTATCAATTACTGCAATTATATGGTAATATCGGTATTTTTTGTGTTGTACTTATACATGTCTTTTATATCATATAGGCTTACATGTTCAAATCTAGAATTCGTCTGTCATGAAATTGGCCAAACCCCCAACTTTTAAGGTCCGTTTATTTGgtgaaaattattaattttttgaaaatattttcggaaaagccatttttttaaaaagtaattttattttatggtgTTTAACTGAAACTTGAAAAggacataaattttttttatattgtttagTAACGAAAATcagggaaaattataaaaaaaaaaatttgtactctttttgcttcttcctagGCTAGACGTTGCCATGGTGATAATTGGCAATGGCCACAAATAGGCAAGCTTAAGCCTCATTAGCCTCAAGTGAGCTTTACTTGCTGGATTTGGCAAGACTTGAACTCACCGAGCATCACTTTGTTTTTGTATATTGTAAGAGCAAACGTTTCTTTAACAAATGACCCAAGTTTGAGCGaaaaaaaagtaccaaaaaagttataaacctatagtatttgtacaaatttagtttttaatctttcgattgaaccaatttagtcattaaacattttcacattgatatcaatttaacacttctagccaattttggcctgaTAGTGTTGATGTGAACGCCGTTCTAGCCAACAAACATTAGCGTggtaattttaaataatttttattttattttttttcaaattttttattaaattttccttcctccccctccccccttatcttttttatcttcttcctcttgggCTTTTTCCCAGTAGTGGTTAGTGAAACTCCGACGACAAGCATTGGCCCTTGCCCAATGTCGATGAGGGCTTCGCAACCCTCGCCTAACCTCACCTAGGGTTGCAGGCGAGGTGACTTTGCCTAGATTTGGTCCTTGCCCATTGTTCGCCGAGGGCTTTGCATTCCCTTAGTGAATGGCGCCATGGCCTTGCCGCTACGAGTGAAGCCACCTTCGCCCGCGGCCAGGCCATGgcaaggttggcctcacctagtGGTCGACGAGCTGCCAGAGGTTCGCCGGCCACCGCAAGAGAAGAAGGctaagaggaaggagaggaaaaaggaaaaaattaataaaaatttgaataaaaaaatatttaagaattgTCATATTAGCATTCATCAGCCTACTAGAATCTATGTTGATGCTAGCCAATCAAAATTAACCtaaaggattgaattgatactaatgtggaaagatttagaattaaattggtgcagttaaaaagtttatgattaaattagtactaatattatacatttataactttttaagtACTTTTCCCCAAGTTTGAGTGCCAACATCCTGTACACAGCATTTGTGGGCCTAGGCTCAAGTGTTGGGACCAAAGCTTGAGTGCCAACAATCCAAGCATGGCATTTATGGACCCGAGCTCAAGTCTTTGGAGCAATGGGTACGAGCACCTAAATGCTCATACCAAGGAACCAATATTGGAGTTTTTGTATCCGAGTGTAGAGTTTCAAGTCTAACTATCGATATCTattaatattttggaaaacattttgcGATTATTTCATAAAAAGGAATTTATATTCCCCAATTTAAGTTTTGATAAGAAAAtgtcaataatattttattttgattcattttcttaagCGAATCAAACAGCtaaaatgttttctcaaaaatatttttcacaaaacaaacggaTGGTAAagtatattttcaattataattatttttatttttttatgggcTTTATTGCTGTTAGCCAGTTTAgtatttaatttcttaaaaaaaaaaaccccataAAAACCCTATCAGCGCATTTCCTGCAAAACCCTGCGAAAACCGTAAGCACCCGGAGTTTCAGCGCGCTCCACCGGCGTCTCCCTCCATTTCACTcgcagctcctcctcctccttcttcatcgGGTCGTGGCTCGACATGAAGAACCTGAAATTGTAATCGGAGGTCACTCTGCATCTCGACCTCCAGTCCGAGGACAAAGCGATCTCGTTCTCCGCCATCAACATCGAGCGCGACCAACTGTTCTTCACTTCCTCGGGGAACCCGCGTCTACACCACTCACCTCTCTTCTTTCCAGGTAAGGTTGTGAGGGCTTTCTGTAGCTACGCGGTTCCGTTGGTTGATGACGAGGAATTAGGTTGACCGGAGGCGGAGCGCGGCGGGATTCTTTTGGGATCGTTCGAGttgggattttgaaaattacCGGGCCGCGTAGGTTTCTGAGTCTGTTAAATcgagaaatttgaaaaagggAGCTTGTTTTGGTTAAAGACGGAAGAAcactcttatttttgttctgaTTTTTATGCGCTATCTATTGCTTGCATATCTCCTCTCTTGTTCCGATAAAAAGACCATTGATGCCTccctttcatggaaaatgagtaatttggaaagtacttttcaaaaaattcgCTCACAAAAgtaaatgaatggaaatttttttcatcgTTCATGAAAATA of the Eucalyptus grandis isolate ANBG69807.140 chromosome 10, ASM1654582v1, whole genome shotgun sequence genome contains:
- the LOC104420919 gene encoding enoyl-CoA delta isomerase 1, peroxisomal, which produces MADNKHGEEQLCTLEKRGNLFILTLTGAGEHRLNPNLLSSLRSALSRLKSDPSASSSALITTAHGKFFSNGYDLDWAQSSEPRLQLMSSALRSLVRDLICLPMPTIAAVTGHASAAGMMLALSHDYVVMRRDRGFLYMSEMDIGLVIPNWFMALMRSKIGDPRAQREALMRAAKLTAEDGVRMGIVESAHDGAEATVAAAAELGEALVSRKWDGRVYAGNRRVVLREVLEAIGSDETVKKVAEDKARSKL